In the Candidatus Binatia bacterium genome, one interval contains:
- a CDS encoding ATP-binding protein — protein MLPAVHGDAIWLRRALANLVANAVRCTPDGGAIALTAVAAGASVEFGVADTGIGIEATRLADLFEPFAPAHGDVDLHTSGEFDFGARGLGLGLAITRAIVEAHGGRLTVDSARGAGSRFSFTVPVASG, from the coding sequence ATGCTGCCCGCGGTGCACGGCGACGCGATTTGGCTGCGCCGTGCCCTGGCGAACCTTGTCGCCAACGCCGTCCGTTGCACCCCCGACGGCGGGGCGATCGCGCTGACGGCCGTCGCGGCCGGTGCGAGCGTCGAGTTCGGCGTCGCCGATACGGGGATCGGCATCGAAGCGACCCGACTGGCCGACCTCTTCGAGCCCTTTGCGCCCGCGCACGGCGACGTCGACCTGCACACTTCCGGGGAGTTCGACTTCGGCGCGCGCGGACTCGGTCTCGGTCTGGCGATTACGCGAGCGATCGTCGAGGCCCACGGCGGCCGGCTGACCGTCGACAGCGCCCGCGGCGCCGGCAGCCGCTTCAGCTTTACCGTGCCGGTCGCGAGCGGCTGA
- the amrB gene encoding AmmeMemoRadiSam system protein B, protein MSRIKRSQLAGRWYAGAAARLRAEVAGWLASGEGRAPAGPHCALLVPHAGYAYSGRAAGAGYACVAGGGYERAVILAPSHFVPFRGVAVLDVDGFETPLGVVPVDGAGRAQLLGSPLVAERPEAFEDEHALEIQLPFLQLALPAVSVVPALVGELAPDDAAVLGPVLAALADDRTLFVISSDFVHYGWRFGYLPFPAVGAEAVREGLRRLDMGAIERVCAGDGGGFVAYVADTGATICGRHPIELFLAVPPGPRRGQLVTYYTSLDVTGDYEHVVSYASMVFPRRGIEDAGGAVR, encoded by the coding sequence GTGAGCCGAATCAAGCGTTCGCAACTTGCCGGGCGGTGGTACGCGGGAGCCGCGGCACGCCTGCGCGCCGAGGTGGCGGGCTGGCTGGCTTCCGGCGAGGGCAGGGCGCCGGCCGGTCCGCATTGCGCGCTGCTCGTTCCTCATGCCGGATATGCCTATTCGGGTCGCGCCGCGGGCGCGGGCTACGCCTGCGTGGCCGGTGGCGGCTACGAACGCGCCGTCATCCTGGCGCCCAGCCATTTCGTGCCGTTCCGTGGCGTCGCCGTGCTCGACGTCGACGGGTTCGAAACGCCGCTGGGCGTGGTGCCGGTGGATGGCGCCGGACGCGCGCAACTGCTTGGCTCGCCGCTGGTCGCCGAGCGGCCCGAGGCATTCGAGGACGAGCACGCCCTCGAGATTCAGTTACCTTTCCTTCAACTCGCGCTGCCCGCGGTGTCGGTGGTGCCGGCGTTGGTCGGCGAGCTCGCGCCGGACGATGCGGCCGTGCTCGGCCCGGTGCTGGCGGCGCTGGCCGACGATCGGACCCTGTTCGTGATCAGCTCCGATTTCGTCCACTACGGTTGGCGCTTCGGCTACCTGCCGTTTCCCGCCGTTGGGGCCGAGGCGGTGCGCGAGGGCCTGCGCCGGCTGGACATGGGTGCGATCGAACGCGTATGCGCCGGCGACGGCGGGGGCTTCGTCGCGTACGTGGCCGACACCGGGGCGACGATTTGCGGCCGCCATCCGATCGAGCTGTTCCTTGCCGTGCCACCCGGGCCGCGCCGCGGGCAGCTCGTGACCTACTACACGTCGCTGGACGTCACCGGCGATTACGAGCACGTGGTGAGCTACGCCAGCATGGTGTTTCCGCGGCGAGGGATCGAGGACGCGGGGGGCGCGGTCCGCTAA
- the ptsP gene encoding phosphoenolpyruvate--protein phosphotransferase encodes MFENMGEAAKDRAAALREPRRRLGLRLLEDIGRTISHSADLRTSAQGIVDAIAGYLSMEVCSIYVYSPERAQLTLWATTGLDPSAVGKVTMGVNEGLTGIVVERLEPVMAIDALAHPRYKYFPETGEERYHSFLGVPVVDRGKPVGVLIIQTSRRRRFTRAEVRLLRAIAVPVAGILAQVQLHASLATKEEERLAYQKRMADAIDRLRKYEGQSGGRAPGVPGGPNRLIGMGASPGFGIGRAHLMTAAVSFAGLPRERRNPLKRELARLRAAVTRAVDELGRTRDRIVATVPEIDAAVFDAQRLMLQDQSFLSRIERLIRENLSAEAALERAVDEFVRRFTEMDNVYFRDRAADIKDIGQRLLRHLLGVTEQRRQFSSAIVLVGSDVSLSDLALVEQEDLKGVVLASGGVTSHASILAKSLEIPTVVGAEHAEDVVREGDRLVVDGNAGVVFVNPTPEILREYERLEREYRAFNRDLETLRDLPAETLDGHPVTLSANIGLLGDLTLARAHGAEGIGLYRTEVPFLSHRDFLTEDEQVALYERAVTGMAGKPVTIRTLDLGADKYPRYLNMPREENPFLGWRSIRISLELPEVLKDQLRAILRVSTLGPVRIMFPMISSLEEIRRVKELLAEAGEELRAAGHSYDPNIPIGMMVEVPSAVYLAPYFVREVDFLSIGTNDLIQYVLAVDRNNRKVGPLYEPLHPAVIRCVANIIEAAKNAGKSVSLCGEMASDPACTLLLVGLGIEDLSMGPFFIPPIKRLIRAVTFAGAQLLADQVLTLTTVKEVKERIFAMMRDLGVIDIMELYH; translated from the coding sequence ATGTTCGAGAACATGGGCGAAGCCGCGAAAGACAGGGCCGCTGCGTTGCGCGAGCCGCGCCGCCGACTCGGGCTGCGTCTGCTCGAGGACATCGGGCGGACGATTTCCCATTCGGCCGATCTGCGCACCAGTGCGCAGGGGATCGTCGATGCCATCGCCGGTTACCTGTCGATGGAAGTGTGCTCGATCTACGTTTACTCGCCCGAACGCGCGCAACTCACCCTGTGGGCGACCACCGGTCTCGATCCGAGCGCCGTCGGCAAGGTGACAATGGGGGTCAACGAGGGGTTGACCGGCATCGTTGTCGAGCGCCTCGAGCCGGTGATGGCCATCGATGCGCTGGCGCACCCGCGTTACAAGTATTTTCCCGAGACTGGCGAGGAGCGCTATCACTCGTTTCTCGGCGTTCCCGTCGTCGACCGGGGTAAGCCGGTCGGCGTGCTGATCATCCAGACGTCGCGGCGGCGCCGGTTCACCCGGGCGGAAGTGCGGCTGCTGCGCGCCATCGCCGTTCCGGTCGCCGGTATCCTCGCGCAGGTCCAACTGCACGCCAGCCTGGCGACCAAGGAAGAGGAACGCCTCGCCTATCAGAAGCGCATGGCGGACGCCATCGACCGCCTGCGCAAGTACGAAGGTCAGTCAGGCGGCCGCGCGCCGGGGGTGCCCGGCGGGCCGAACCGGCTGATCGGTATGGGAGCGTCGCCGGGCTTCGGCATCGGTCGCGCTCACCTGATGACCGCCGCGGTGAGCTTTGCCGGCCTGCCGCGCGAGCGCCGCAACCCGCTCAAACGTGAACTGGCCCGCCTGCGCGCCGCGGTGACCCGCGCGGTCGACGAACTCGGTAGAACCCGGGATCGCATCGTCGCCACGGTCCCGGAAATCGACGCCGCGGTTTTCGACGCCCAGCGCTTGATGTTGCAGGACCAGAGCTTCCTCAGCCGGATCGAACGGCTGATCCGCGAGAACCTCAGCGCCGAAGCCGCCCTCGAACGCGCGGTCGACGAGTTCGTACGCCGCTTCACGGAAATGGACAACGTCTATTTCCGCGACCGGGCCGCCGACATCAAGGACATCGGCCAGCGCCTGCTGCGCCACCTCCTTGGCGTTACCGAGCAGCGCCGGCAGTTCTCCTCCGCCATCGTGCTCGTGGGCAGCGACGTGTCGCTGTCGGACCTCGCTCTGGTCGAGCAGGAGGACCTCAAGGGGGTCGTGCTGGCCAGCGGCGGGGTGACTTCGCACGCCTCGATCCTCGCCAAGTCGCTGGAAATTCCGACCGTGGTCGGCGCCGAGCATGCCGAGGACGTCGTCCGCGAAGGCGATCGCCTCGTCGTCGACGGCAACGCCGGCGTCGTCTTCGTCAATCCGACCCCGGAGATCCTGCGCGAATACGAACGGCTCGAACGCGAGTACCGCGCCTTCAACCGCGACCTCGAGACCCTGCGCGACCTGCCGGCCGAGACCCTCGACGGTCACCCGGTTACCCTGTCGGCCAACATCGGTCTGCTGGGCGACCTCACGCTGGCGCGCGCGCACGGCGCCGAGGGCATCGGCCTTTACCGCACCGAGGTGCCGTTCCTGTCGCATCGCGACTTCCTGACCGAAGACGAACAGGTGGCGCTCTACGAGCGGGCGGTAACCGGTATGGCCGGCAAGCCGGTCACCATCCGCACCCTCGATCTCGGTGCCGACAAGTACCCGCGTTACCTGAATATGCCGCGCGAGGAGAATCCCTTCCTCGGCTGGCGCTCGATCCGCATCTCGCTGGAGCTGCCGGAGGTGCTCAAGGATCAGCTCCGGGCCATTTTGCGAGTCAGCACCCTCGGACCCGTGCGCATCATGTTTCCCATGATCTCCAGCCTCGAGGAAATCCGCCGGGTCAAGGAACTCCTCGCCGAGGCCGGGGAGGAACTGCGGGCTGCCGGACATTCCTACGACCCCAACATCCCGATCGGCATGATGGTCGAGGTCCCTTCGGCCGTCTATCTCGCCCCGTACTTCGTTCGCGAGGTCGACTTCCTTAGCATCGGCACGAACGACTTGATTCAGTACGTGCTGGCGGTGGACCGCAACAACCGCAAGGTCGGACCGTTGTACGAGCCGCTGCACCCCGCCGTGATCCGCTGCGTCGCCAACATCATCGAGGCCGCGAAAAACGCGGGGAAGTCGGTGTCGCTGTGCGGCGAGATGGCGTCGGACCCGGCGTGTACGCTGTTGCTCGTCGGCCTCGGCATCGAAGACCTCAGCATGGGCCCGTTCTTTATCCCGCCGATCAAACGGCTGATCCGTGCCGTGACCTTCGCCGGCGCGCAACTGCTGGCAGATCAGGTGCTGACCCTGACGACGGTGAAGGAAGTCAAGGAGCGCATCTTTGCCATGATGCGCGACCTGGGCGTGATCGACATCATGGAGCTGTACCATTAG